In the genome of Ancylomarina subtilis, one region contains:
- a CDS encoding family 78 glycoside hydrolase catalytic domain, with product MKHHISFIQYFSLVICFVLISSCDFTQINLFHSKEYKVFPDAVKQGDYFAKALSSTHLISNYPIDSTMSIKDTLHWRLTKDLSHYPKFESDFQILNAIYNLSLEELEQNINPDSLFDTGEKWKGVWTRDISYSIILALAITNPEISKRSLMHKVKNGKIIQDPGTGGSWPISSDRMIWSTAAWEVYLSTGDKQWLKKAYTIIKRSTEDDLNVVWDYNEHLFKGESSFLDWREQSYPQWMDAKDIYSAFSLSTQAVHYQNLVVLSKMGKVLNRDSQKYEHISEALKKSINEKFWIKNKKYYAQFKYNAYSPLLSERMEYLGQSLCILFNIANDEQKEQIINNTVQLPFGVPCFYPQIPNIPPYHNTSIWPFVQAYWNWASTQTDNDKSVNHGLAALIRSSALFLTNKENMLAETGDFKGTAINSNRQLWSIAGSLSGIYRVLFGLKFQEDQLKISPYIPREFKGELNIKNLKYRNSTLDIQILGFGNKVNSFMIDSFPLNENVVSGRLKGHHRIVIEMNNSLSYKSKIKVRDNVYSPETPKVNLIDSSLVWQHNNNVREYNIYCNGKMIQETRDTIFRLPKTKNNCSYQIESIDKNRYKSFLSSPIRVYRRGESQLIEAEWFTTLKKPYVTLDNKNHSNFIFKIKVKEKGTYFIDFKYANGNGSTTSNNQCATRSLWVSNDYLGTVVFPQRGKNDWTNWGYTNAIKINLDKGTNDLSLKRETFNKNRNIKNTSALIDQIRIVKTN from the coding sequence ATGAAACATCACATTTCATTCATACAATACTTTAGTTTAGTTATTTGTTTTGTTTTGATTTCTAGTTGTGATTTTACTCAGATCAATCTGTTTCATTCAAAAGAATATAAAGTATTTCCTGATGCCGTTAAGCAAGGCGATTATTTTGCCAAAGCCTTAAGTTCCACGCATCTTATTTCGAATTATCCTATTGACAGCACAATGTCCATCAAGGATACACTCCACTGGCGTCTCACAAAAGATCTTTCGCATTACCCTAAATTTGAATCCGATTTTCAGATTCTAAATGCCATATACAATCTATCTCTTGAAGAATTAGAGCAAAATATTAATCCGGATAGTTTATTCGATACCGGAGAAAAGTGGAAAGGCGTTTGGACACGAGACATCAGTTATAGCATCATTTTAGCCTTAGCCATTACCAATCCTGAAATATCAAAAAGAAGCCTGATGCATAAGGTGAAAAATGGCAAAATTATTCAGGATCCCGGAACAGGTGGCTCCTGGCCCATCAGTTCGGACAGAATGATTTGGTCAACTGCAGCCTGGGAAGTTTATCTCAGTACAGGAGACAAACAATGGCTCAAAAAAGCTTATACAATCATCAAAAGATCAACTGAAGACGATCTCAATGTTGTGTGGGATTATAACGAACATCTATTCAAGGGTGAATCCTCTTTTCTCGATTGGCGTGAACAGAGCTATCCACAATGGATGGATGCCAAAGATATATACAGTGCATTTTCCTTAAGCACTCAGGCTGTACATTATCAAAATCTGGTTGTCCTCTCCAAGATGGGTAAGGTTCTAAACCGGGATAGTCAAAAATACGAACACATATCTGAAGCGCTTAAAAAAAGCATTAACGAGAAATTCTGGATAAAGAACAAAAAGTACTATGCGCAATTTAAATACAATGCCTATTCCCCTCTGCTTTCCGAGCGAATGGAATATTTAGGACAAAGCCTTTGCATCCTCTTTAATATTGCCAATGATGAACAGAAAGAACAGATTATAAACAATACCGTTCAATTGCCTTTTGGGGTACCTTGTTTTTATCCTCAAATACCGAATATTCCGCCCTATCACAACACTAGCATTTGGCCATTTGTACAAGCTTATTGGAATTGGGCCTCTACCCAAACTGATAATGACAAATCCGTCAATCATGGTTTGGCAGCTTTAATCCGATCATCAGCCTTATTCCTAACAAACAAGGAAAATATGCTAGCTGAAACAGGCGATTTTAAAGGGACAGCAATTAATTCGAATCGCCAGCTTTGGAGTATTGCTGGCTCCTTATCAGGTATTTACAGAGTTTTATTTGGCTTGAAATTTCAGGAAGATCAGCTAAAAATAAGCCCCTATATTCCACGAGAATTTAAAGGCGAACTCAATATTAAGAATCTAAAGTATCGAAATTCAACACTGGATATTCAGATTTTAGGTTTTGGAAATAAAGTCAATTCATTCATGATTGATAGTTTCCCTCTCAATGAAAATGTGGTTTCAGGTAGGCTTAAAGGCCATCATCGAATTGTTATTGAAATGAACAACAGCCTTTCTTATAAATCAAAAATAAAAGTAAGGGATAATGTCTATTCGCCTGAAACGCCGAAAGTTAATTTAATTGATTCGAGTTTGGTTTGGCAACACAATAATAATGTGAGAGAATACAATATTTATTGCAACGGCAAAATGATTCAAGAGACCAGAGATACTATTTTCAGGCTCCCAAAAACTAAAAATAATTGCAGCTACCAAATCGAAAGCATTGATAAAAACAGGTATAAATCATTCTTAAGCTCACCAATTCGTGTCTATCGCAGAGGAGAAAGTCAACTCATAGAAGCCGAGTGGTTTACTACTCTGAAAAAACCATACGTCACACTCGATAATAAGAACCACTCGAATTTTATCTTTAAGATCAAAGTAAAAGAAAAGGGAACCTATTTTATCGATTTTAAATACGCCAATGGCAATGGGTCCACAACCAGTAACAATCAATGTGCAACTCGCAGTTTATGGGTCTCGAATGACTATTTGGGTACTGTTGTTTTTCCTCAGAGAGGTAAAAACGATTGGACAAACTGGGGTTACACAAATGCCATCAAAATCAATTTGGATAAAGGAACCAACGATTTAAGTTTAAAACGGGAAACATTTAATAAGAATAGAAATATCAAAAACACTTCTGCTTTAATTGATCAAATTCGAATCGTAAAAACAAACTAG
- a CDS encoding adenylate kinase — MLNIALFGPPGAGKGTQSKMLVEKYNLAYISTGDILRAEIAEGTELGLQAKDIIKKGGLVPDEIIVQIIEERITANTDVKGFLFDGFPRTTVQAYILEGLLLKLNTKLDCMLSLEVPHDNLKNRLLKRAETENRSDDTEEVIDVRLKEYETKTSPVAEFYKEKDIYHPIDGMGDIDEIFGRLKAVVDQTLERSWMNMVLLGPPGSGKGTQGRMLAKKFNLVYISTGHLMRQEIKKGTEMGMSAKEYIEKGDIVPDEIAIKLIERQIKIHSDANGFIFKGFPRTIVQAYILDGLLRRMQSTITTALELEVSTLESIKRLAARGKTFSRRAYDADTDIIIHRLEQYEKRSSKVSEYYSKQNKHQVVNGVGTEETIFDNLSQSVSEAFKTIR, encoded by the coding sequence ATGTTAAATATAGCATTATTCGGCCCTCCAGGAGCTGGTAAGGGAACTCAATCAAAAATGCTGGTTGAAAAATACAACTTGGCTTACATCTCTACTGGTGATATTTTAAGAGCAGAAATTGCAGAAGGCACTGAACTTGGACTTCAGGCTAAGGATATCATTAAAAAAGGGGGATTGGTCCCTGATGAAATTATCGTTCAGATTATTGAAGAGAGAATTACGGCAAATACAGATGTTAAAGGATTTCTATTCGATGGTTTTCCACGAACAACAGTTCAGGCCTATATTCTTGAAGGTCTATTGCTTAAGTTGAATACAAAGCTTGACTGTATGTTGAGTTTGGAAGTTCCTCACGATAATTTAAAAAATCGTCTTCTTAAACGTGCCGAAACCGAAAATCGCTCGGATGATACAGAAGAGGTGATTGATGTTCGACTGAAGGAGTACGAGACTAAGACATCGCCCGTTGCTGAGTTTTATAAGGAGAAGGATATCTATCATCCTATTGATGGAATGGGAGATATTGATGAGATTTTTGGACGTTTAAAGGCTGTTGTCGATCAGACTCTTGAACGTTCATGGATGAATATGGTTCTTTTAGGCCCTCCGGGTTCAGGTAAAGGAACCCAAGGACGCATGTTGGCTAAGAAATTTAATCTGGTTTATATTTCAACAGGTCATTTAATGCGTCAGGAGATTAAGAAGGGAACTGAAATGGGGATGAGTGCTAAGGAATATATCGAAAAAGGAGATATCGTTCCGGATGAGATTGCCATTAAGTTGATCGAGCGTCAGATTAAAATACATTCTGATGCTAATGGTTTTATTTTTAAGGGATTCCCTCGTACCATTGTTCAAGCCTATATTCTTGATGGCTTGTTGAGACGTATGCAATCAACCATTACGACAGCTCTTGAACTTGAAGTATCAACTCTGGAGTCGATTAAACGTTTGGCTGCTCGAGGTAAAACCTTTAGTCGTAGAGCTTATGATGCGGATACTGATATTATTATTCACCGATTGGAACAATATGAAAAACGCAGTTCTAAGGTAAGTGAATACTATTCTAAGCAGAATAAACATCAGGTTGTAAATGGTGTTGGTACTGAGGAAACTATTTTCGATAATCTATCTCAGTCTGTCAGTGAGGCTTTTAAGACAATTCGATAA
- a CDS encoding DUF7670 domain-containing protein, with protein sequence MQKLLTVIFRWLARLLGIFLFLFFAWFAIEFGIDDPNKMSPHLLKLFYSHMLMMFALVLVWRFELLGGLILVIAYSYFSVINHTFWTNPIYPIFFLIGLLHLLSWFFRYGLKLFKRNFSPRYLFR encoded by the coding sequence ATGCAGAAACTCCTCACCGTAATTTTTCGTTGGTTAGCACGTCTTTTAGGGATTTTTCTTTTCCTCTTTTTTGCATGGTTTGCTATTGAGTTTGGTATTGATGATCCCAACAAGATGAGTCCGCATTTGCTGAAACTCTTTTATTCACACATGTTGATGATGTTTGCTCTCGTTTTGGTATGGAGGTTTGAATTATTGGGTGGGTTAATATTGGTCATTGCCTACTCTTATTTTTCCGTTATTAATCATACGTTTTGGACGAATCCCATTTATCCCATTTTTTTCCTGATTGGTTTATTGCATCTTTTGTCCTGGTTTTTCAGGTATGGTTTGAAACTCTTTAAGAGGAATTTTTCACCTCGATATTTGTTTAGGTAA
- a CDS encoding trimeric intracellular cation channel family protein codes for MSVIYALDLIGTFVFAISGTLSAANKKLDLFGAFFTGFITAIGGGTLRDLILGNFPVAWISDLNYLLVITLGVIATFLFKNMIMQLKRTLFLFDTIGIGVFTIIGIEKAISLSIHPVLAIIMGLFSAVMGGVIRDTLCNDIPLIFRKEIYAVACIVGGLLFLILKYLHVDPTVNLFVTVICIIVFRLFCIRYKLSLPVLKY; via the coding sequence ATGTCTGTAATTTACGCCCTCGATTTAATCGGAACTTTTGTTTTTGCAATTTCCGGAACACTTTCGGCTGCCAATAAGAAACTCGATTTGTTCGGCGCTTTCTTTACCGGATTTATAACGGCAATAGGCGGTGGAACGTTGCGTGACCTTATTTTGGGCAACTTTCCCGTGGCATGGATTTCTGATTTGAATTATTTACTGGTGATTACTCTTGGAGTGATAGCAACATTTCTGTTTAAGAATATGATTATGCAGTTGAAGCGTACCCTCTTTCTCTTCGATACGATTGGAATAGGGGTGTTTACAATTATTGGCATAGAGAAAGCCATTTCTTTATCTATTCATCCTGTACTGGCAATCATTATGGGCTTGTTTTCAGCTGTAATGGGTGGGGTTATTCGTGATACTTTATGTAATGATATTCCATTAATCTTCCGCAAAGAAATTTATGCAGTGGCCTGTATTGTGGGGGGATTGTTATTCTTGATTTTAAAATATTTGCATGTAGATCCTACAGTCAATCTTTTTGTGACGGTTATCTGCATTATCGTATTCCGATTGTTTTGTATTCGTTACAAGCTGAGCTTGCCTGTATTAAAATATTGA